Below is a genomic region from Actinoallomurus bryophytorum.
GGCGCTCCGATCGTGTTCCAGCACGGAAACGGCACCTCCTCCTACCTGTGGCGCAACGTGCTGCCGCACGTGACCCCGCTCGGCCGGGCGATCGCGTGTGACCTCATCGGCATGGGGGATTCGGACAAACTGCTGCCGTCCGGGCCGGAGCGTTACGACTACTTCGAGCATCGCGACTATCTGTTCGGGCTGTGGGAGCAGCTCGGCCTGGAACGCGACGTCATTCTCGTGCTGCACAGCTTCGCGGCGACGCTGGGGTTCGAGTGGGCCAGGTGGCATCCGGACCGGGTGGCCGGGATCGTGTATCTCGACGCGGTGGTCAAGTCGCTGACCTGGGACGAGGTCGGACCCAACCGCGACTTCTACCGGGATCTGCGCTCCGACCTCGGTGAGGAGCTCGTGCTCGACCGCAACCTCCTCATCGAGGGGGTGCTGCCGTCGATGACCCTGCGCACGCTGACCGAACACGAGCACGCCGCGTACCGCGAGCCCTTCGTGAACCCCGGAGAGGATCGCCGGCCGATGCTGAGCTGGTCACGCCAGCTGCCGATCGAGGGTGAACCGGCCGACGTCGTCAAGGTCGTGGAGGAGTGCGCCGACTGGCTCTCCCGGTCCCCGGTCCCGAAGCTGTTCATCAACACCGAGCCGGGATCGGTCCTCGTCGGGCGCGGCCGGGAGTTCTGCCGGACCTGGCCGAACCAGACCGAGGTCACCGTACGGGGGCGGCACTTCGCCCCCGAGGACAGCCCGGACGAGATCGGTGCCGCGATCGCGGACTTCGTACGCGCCGTCCGCGCCGGACCCGGAGGCCACGGGGCGTCGCGGTGACGGCGGCGCCGGTCCGATCGGCAGCGGAACCCGCTCCGATCATTCCTCCACGTGGGAGAGGTCCGGTCCCCGGACTCTGGTCGTATCGAGGGCCCGGCCTCCCCGCCTTCTAGTGGTGGAAGCTCGGGACGTCCTCGGGGCCGAGCATGGGCGCGGTCTGCCTGCGCAGCCACGGCAGCAGGTTGTTCAGGTCCTCGATCAGCCGGTCCGCCAGGTCGAAGGAGAACCCGTTGCGGCAGACGATCCGGAGCACGGCGAGGTCCTGGCGGTTCGCCGGGAAGGTGTAGGCCGGGACGAGCCAGCCGAACTCCCGCAGCCGCCGGGAGACGTCGAAGACGTCGAACGAGGTGACGTCGTCCGTGGTGGTGAAGGCGAACACCGGCAGCTGGTCCCCGCGGGTGATCAGCCGGAAGCAGCCCATCTCCTCGATCCGCCTGGCCAGGTGCATCGCCACGTCCCGGCTGTTCTGCTGGACGAGGCGGAAGCCCTCATACCCCAGCCGCAGGAAGTTGTAGTACTGCGCGATCACCTGTGAGCCGGGACGGGAGAAGTTGAGCGCGAACGTCGGCATGTTGCCGCCCAGGTAGTTGACCCGCTCCACCAGCTCCTCGGGCAGGGCGTCCTGATCACGCCAGAGCGCCCATCCGACCCCTGGGTACACGAGCCCGTACTTGTGGCCCGACGTGTTGATCGACGCGACCCGCGGCTGCCGGAAGTCCCACACCATCTCCGGGTCGATGAAGGGCGCGATCATGCCGCCGGACGCGCCGTCCACGTGGACCGGGACGTTCAGCCCCGTACGCT
It encodes:
- a CDS encoding haloalkane dehalogenase, with the translated sequence MPAPSVKKTALVSGRRMAYVEDGEGAPIVFQHGNGTSSYLWRNVLPHVTPLGRAIACDLIGMGDSDKLLPSGPERYDYFEHRDYLFGLWEQLGLERDVILVLHSFAATLGFEWARWHPDRVAGIVYLDAVVKSLTWDEVGPNRDFYRDLRSDLGEELVLDRNLLIEGVLPSMTLRTLTEHEHAAYREPFVNPGEDRRPMLSWSRQLPIEGEPADVVKVVEECADWLSRSPVPKLFINTEPGSVLVGRGREFCRTWPNQTEVTVRGRHFAPEDSPDEIGAAIADFVRAVRAGPGGHGASR